In Desulfatirhabdium butyrativorans DSM 18734, one genomic interval encodes:
- a CDS encoding PhoH family protein, with amino-acid sequence MPRNKKKVFILDTNVILHDSSCIYQFGANDVVIPVTVLEELDQFKKGSEMLNFHAREFVRTLDALCGEHLFNGGVPIGPGLGKITVKLDVPFDPDIQRSFSDNRADHHVLNIAYHAAKEKPSREIILVSKDVNLRIKAKSIGLPAQDYKSDQVKDITALYTGKRRIENVPENVMQHFYEQPFEIDPGMLTLEREPVANEYFILRNASRSVLAVYDPGNRTIRKIEKNPAFGIIPRNAEQTFALDALTNSNVQLITLTGKAGTGKTLLALAAALHRKKNYRQIFLARPVVPLSNKDIGFLPGDIHSKLDPYMQPLFDNLSVIRSQYGKSESTRDAVNRLLEEQKLLISALAYIRGRSLVNIFFIVDEAQNLTPHEVKTIITRAGENTKVVLTGDIFQIDHPYLNTQSNGLSYLIEKMHGQKLYAHINLEKGERSELSELASNLL; translated from the coding sequence ATGCCGAGAAACAAGAAGAAGGTTTTCATTCTGGACACCAATGTCATCCTGCACGACAGCTCCTGCATTTATCAGTTCGGAGCAAACGATGTCGTCATCCCCGTCACGGTTCTTGAAGAGCTGGACCAGTTCAAAAAGGGAAGCGAAATGCTGAACTTTCATGCCCGGGAATTTGTCCGGACCCTGGATGCACTCTGCGGCGAGCACCTGTTCAACGGCGGAGTTCCCATCGGGCCAGGTCTTGGCAAAATCACGGTCAAGCTGGATGTCCCCTTCGATCCGGACATCCAGCGAAGCTTTTCGGATAACCGCGCCGATCACCATGTCCTCAACATCGCCTATCATGCCGCAAAAGAAAAACCTTCCCGGGAAATCATCCTGGTTTCCAAGGACGTAAACCTCCGCATCAAGGCCAAATCGATCGGGCTGCCTGCGCAGGATTACAAAAGCGATCAGGTCAAGGACATCACCGCTCTTTACACGGGAAAACGCCGCATCGAAAACGTTCCGGAAAACGTGATGCAGCACTTCTATGAGCAGCCGTTCGAGATCGATCCAGGAATGCTCACCCTGGAGCGGGAACCCGTAGCCAACGAATATTTCATCCTGCGGAACGCTTCCCGGTCGGTTCTGGCCGTCTATGATCCCGGCAACCGAACCATTCGAAAAATCGAAAAAAATCCGGCCTTCGGGATCATTCCCCGAAACGCCGAGCAAACCTTTGCCCTGGATGCCCTGACAAACAGCAATGTCCAGCTCATCACCCTGACCGGTAAAGCCGGAACGGGAAAAACCCTGCTGGCACTGGCAGCCGCACTGCACCGAAAAAAGAATTATCGCCAGATTTTTCTGGCGCGGCCGGTCGTTCCGCTCAGCAACAAGGACATTGGCTTTCTGCCCGGAGACATTCACTCAAAACTCGATCCATACATGCAGCCGTTGTTCGACAACCTGAGCGTGATCCGCTCCCAGTACGGAAAATCGGAATCGACCCGAGACGCCGTCAATCGGCTGCTGGAAGAACAGAAACTGCTCATTTCGGCTCTGGCCTATATTCGGGGGCGAAGCCTCGTGAACATTTTCTTCATTGTCGACGAAGCCCAGAACCTCACCCCCCACGAGGTCAAGACCATCATCACCCGGGCCGGGGAAAACACCAAGGTCGTTCTGACAGGCGACATCTTCCAGATCGATCATCCCTATCTCAACACGCAGTCCAACGGCCTGAGTTATCTGATCGAAAAAATGCACGGACAAAAGCTCTATGCGCATATCAACCTGGAAAAAGGGGAACGCTCGGAGTTGTCCGAGCTGGCCAGCAATCTTCTATAG